The Candidatus Eisenbacteria bacterium genome includes a window with the following:
- a CDS encoding ABC transporter ATP-binding protein translates to MDDTEDIGKAYDARLIGRLWTFVRPYRGIFWSAFLLSPMNQGFSLIQPYLLMLGIDRYVAAKDTAGLGRLAGFFVVAVAGEFVTYYGQSYLTMLVAQRSLADLRVALFAHLQRLPMSFYDRTPVGKVVSRVTTDVDVLNEMFAAGAMTIVLDLLKLVGITGFMLWINWQMAIVSLLLLPPMTLAIDFFRRRARVTYRQIRERIARINGFLQEAITGIAVVQLSAREQRTYGEFERLNADHRDANRWSNRYEAALFSLVEAVATVSIAAMLWRGGVLHARDAVELGTVIAFIQYIQQFFVPIRDFSAKYAVMQSSMTAAERIFALFDEPGEPVPAAGRVPDEIRGAIEFDHVWFSYRDTDHGEPDWVLQDVSFRIAPGERVAIVGATGSGKTTLIKLLDRLYTAQRGRLLVDGLDVREWDGAALRRRIAVVLQDVFLFSGSLEENVTLGRSDIDRARVDAAAKHVHAHGFIGRLGGWSAVLRERGSNLSTGQRQLLAFARALAHDPAILVMDEATSSVDPETEWLVQDALEKLLAGRTALIIAHRLSTIEHADRIIVLHKGRLREEGTHAELLARDGIYARLYRVQYASGAIPVEASAAARS, encoded by the coding sequence ATGGACGACACCGAGGACATCGGCAAAGCGTACGACGCGCGCCTGATCGGCCGGCTGTGGACGTTCGTGCGCCCGTACCGCGGCATCTTCTGGAGCGCCTTCCTGCTCTCGCCGATGAACCAGGGCTTCAGCCTGATCCAGCCCTACCTCCTCATGCTCGGCATCGATCGCTACGTGGCCGCGAAGGACACCGCCGGCCTCGGGCGGCTCGCCGGCTTCTTCGTGGTCGCGGTCGCCGGCGAGTTCGTCACCTACTACGGACAGTCGTACCTCACCATGCTGGTGGCGCAGCGCAGCCTCGCCGACCTGCGCGTGGCCCTCTTCGCGCACCTGCAGCGCCTGCCGATGTCGTTCTACGACCGCACGCCGGTCGGCAAGGTCGTCTCGCGCGTCACGACCGACGTGGACGTCCTGAACGAGATGTTCGCGGCCGGCGCGATGACGATCGTGCTCGACCTCCTGAAGCTCGTCGGCATCACGGGCTTCATGCTGTGGATCAACTGGCAGATGGCGATCGTGAGCCTGCTTCTCCTGCCGCCGATGACGCTCGCGATCGACTTCTTCCGCCGCCGGGCGCGCGTCACCTACCGGCAGATCCGCGAGCGCATCGCGCGCATCAACGGCTTCCTCCAGGAGGCGATCACGGGCATCGCCGTGGTCCAGCTCTCGGCGCGCGAGCAGCGGACCTACGGCGAGTTCGAGCGCTTGAACGCCGATCACCGCGACGCCAACCGCTGGTCGAACCGCTACGAGGCGGCCCTGTTCTCGCTCGTGGAGGCGGTCGCGACGGTGTCGATCGCAGCCATGCTGTGGCGGGGCGGCGTGCTCCACGCCCGCGACGCCGTCGAGCTCGGAACCGTCATCGCGTTCATCCAGTACATCCAGCAGTTCTTCGTCCCGATCCGTGACTTCAGCGCGAAGTATGCCGTGATGCAGTCGTCCATGACCGCGGCCGAGCGCATCTTCGCGCTCTTCGACGAGCCGGGGGAGCCGGTGCCGGCCGCGGGGCGCGTTCCCGACGAGATCCGTGGCGCGATCGAGTTCGATCACGTGTGGTTCTCGTACAGGGACACGGACCATGGCGAGCCCGACTGGGTGCTGCAGGACGTCTCCTTCCGCATCGCGCCGGGCGAGCGGGTGGCGATCGTGGGCGCCACCGGTTCCGGCAAGACGACACTCATCAAGCTCCTCGATCGCCTCTACACCGCGCAGCGCGGGCGCCTCCTCGTCGACGGCCTGGACGTGCGCGAGTGGGACGGCGCGGCGCTGCGGCGGCGCATCGCCGTCGTCCTGCAGGACGTGTTCCTGTTCAGCGGCAGCCTCGAGGAGAACGTCACGCTCGGGCGGTCCGACATCGATCGCGCGCGGGTCGATGCGGCCGCGAAGCACGTCCACGCGCATGGGTTCATCGGCCGCCTGGGCGGCTGGTCGGCGGTGCTGCGCGAGCGGGGCTCGAACCTCTCGACCGGCCAGCGCCAGCTCCTCGCCTTCGCGCGCGCCCTGGCACACGATCCGGCGATCCTCGTCATGGACGAGGCGACCTCGAGCGTCGACCCCGAAACCGAATGGCTCGTGCAGGACGCCCTCGAGAAGCTCCTCGCGGGCCGGACGGCGCTCATCATCGCGCACCGCCTGTCGACCATCGAGCACGCCGACCGCATCATCGTCCTGCACAAGGGGCGGCTGCGCGAGGAGGGGACGCACGCCGAGCTGCTGGCGCGCGACGGCATCTACGCCCGGCTCTATCGCGTGCAGTACGCGAGCGGGGCGATCCCCGTCGAGGCGTCGGCCGCGGCGCGCTCGTGA
- the glpX gene encoding class II fructose-bisphosphatase → MNFEILSRSFLKVAEEAAIAAARTMGQGKRKYSDHVAVEAMRTAMDQLAMRGTIVIGEGERDEAPMLYVGEKVGLGGPSDLEIDIAVDPLEGTNLCATGSPGAIAVLAAATKGGLLHAPDMYMDKLVVGPAARDHVDLDAPAADNLKAIAKALNRDVEDLVVIVLDRERHVKLIDDIRAAGARIKLISDGDLSPAIAAAVRGTNVHAVMGIGGAPEGVLAAAAMRCLGGGMRGRLVVAKEGQLERLKKMGVTDLDKVYTERDLAPADDLLFVATGVTDGAFMRGVRFFGGGVRTSSIIMSLGERHIRFVDTVHVDEGSEVVVEF, encoded by the coding sequence GTGAACTTCGAGATCCTGTCGCGATCGTTCCTCAAGGTCGCGGAGGAAGCCGCCATCGCCGCCGCGCGGACGATGGGGCAGGGCAAGCGCAAGTACTCCGACCACGTCGCCGTCGAGGCCATGCGGACCGCGATGGACCAGCTCGCGATGCGCGGCACCATCGTCATCGGCGAGGGCGAGCGCGACGAGGCCCCGATGCTCTACGTGGGCGAGAAGGTCGGGCTCGGCGGTCCGAGCGACCTCGAGATCGACATCGCGGTCGATCCGCTCGAAGGGACGAACCTGTGCGCGACCGGGTCGCCCGGTGCGATCGCCGTCCTCGCCGCGGCGACCAAGGGCGGCCTCTTGCACGCGCCCGACATGTACATGGACAAGCTCGTGGTCGGACCCGCCGCGCGCGACCACGTCGATCTCGACGCGCCCGCGGCCGACAACCTGAAGGCCATCGCGAAGGCGCTCAACCGGGACGTCGAAGACCTCGTCGTGATCGTCCTCGATCGCGAGCGGCACGTGAAGCTCATCGACGACATCCGCGCGGCCGGCGCGCGCATCAAGCTCATCAGTGACGGCGACCTGTCGCCCGCCATCGCGGCGGCCGTGCGCGGCACGAACGTGCACGCGGTCATGGGGATCGGGGGCGCGCCCGAGGGCGTGCTCGCCGCCGCCGCCATGCGCTGCCTCGGCGGCGGCATGCGCGGGCGGCTCGTGGTCGCGAAGGAAGGACAGCTCGAGCGCCTGAAGAAGATGGGCGTCACCGACCTCGACAAGGTCTACACCGAGAGGGATCTCGCCCCGGCCGACGATCTCCTCTTCGTCGCGACCGGCGTCACCGACGGCGCCTTCATGCGCGGCGTGCGCTTCTTCGGCGGTGGCGTGCGCACGAGCTCCATCATCATGTCGCTGGGCGAGCGGCACATCCGGTTCGTCGACACCGTCCACGTCGACGAGGGCAGCGAGGTCGTCGTCGAGTTCTGA
- a CDS encoding sulfatase, whose protein sequence is MRFADVAKEAPPSVSLADEWRPVLGRSVMATLLLRRDERVPAEGRKEYVVDLGPGLASAAWLVAHTWVHPHAGAADRSATALVRVENGRAALVVDLKDLPVDGAFDVAIGALPAPALPERDVVTAPIAIPAGGQLELAVGVQPEAWEVSPRLRFAVVVDEGAQAAKEIWSTVVDPASRDDRRWVPATIPVAATAGREVRLRFEVRTVDPADTRSSLPVWGDPTLVGPVAPPHAPNVLLISLDTLRADAVGAYGQRWPTTPHVDRELAGRGTLFERTVAPFPLTLPSHVSMLTGLYYRSHGVRRLGEVLAPGIATLAQALRAQGYATTAFTEDGFLLAESGIDRGFGLYDENKAQQGTGHAMETFGRGATWLRAHAGRRFFLFLHTYQVHAPYFPPEAYRTLFEDIATIPPGIERDHLRYLQEARVADDAVGTVLKALADLGLEDDTLVVLTSDHGEEFLEHGQRFHGYQLYDETLRVPLVLRWPGHVPAGRRVATPVSLVDLAPTILHLAGAPAVPGVDGTSLAPLLAPGGVVRDRTAAFSEAMSAESVRTTDLVAAETANYSCTRHVTSGELECYDLVRDPGQHARLAADAVPPSLVTTLDAFAARPQGVAVTPGGGPDAATRRNLEALGYVVGDDGAVGPAPGN, encoded by the coding sequence GCCTTCGGTGTCGCTGGCGGACGAATGGCGGCCCGTGCTGGGGCGGAGCGTGATGGCGACGTTGCTCCTGCGACGGGACGAGCGGGTGCCGGCGGAGGGGCGGAAGGAGTACGTGGTCGATCTCGGGCCGGGGCTCGCGTCGGCGGCATGGCTCGTCGCCCACACCTGGGTGCATCCGCACGCGGGCGCTGCGGATCGCTCGGCGACGGCGCTCGTCCGCGTCGAGAACGGTCGCGCCGCGCTGGTCGTCGATCTGAAGGACCTTCCGGTCGACGGCGCATTCGACGTCGCGATCGGGGCGCTGCCGGCGCCGGCGCTGCCGGAACGCGACGTCGTGACGGCGCCGATCGCGATCCCGGCGGGCGGGCAGCTCGAGCTGGCCGTCGGCGTGCAACCCGAGGCGTGGGAGGTCTCGCCGCGGCTGCGCTTCGCCGTCGTCGTCGACGAGGGAGCGCAGGCGGCGAAGGAGATCTGGTCGACGGTGGTCGATCCCGCGAGCCGCGACGACCGCCGCTGGGTGCCGGCGACGATTCCGGTCGCGGCGACCGCGGGTCGCGAGGTGCGGCTGCGCTTCGAGGTGCGCACGGTCGATCCGGCGGACACCCGGAGCTCGCTGCCGGTGTGGGGCGATCCCACGCTGGTCGGGCCGGTCGCGCCGCCGCATGCTCCCAACGTGCTCCTCATCTCGCTCGACACGTTGCGGGCGGACGCGGTGGGCGCCTACGGCCAGCGCTGGCCGACGACGCCACACGTCGATCGCGAGCTCGCCGGGCGCGGCACGCTGTTCGAGCGGACGGTCGCGCCCTTCCCGCTGACGCTCCCGTCGCACGTGAGCATGCTGACCGGCCTCTACTACCGCTCGCACGGCGTGCGGCGCCTGGGCGAAGTCCTCGCGCCGGGGATCGCGACGCTGGCGCAGGCGCTCCGCGCGCAGGGCTACGCGACGACCGCCTTCACCGAGGACGGGTTCCTGCTCGCCGAGTCCGGCATCGATCGAGGCTTCGGCCTCTACGACGAGAACAAGGCGCAGCAGGGCACCGGCCACGCCATGGAGACGTTCGGGCGTGGCGCGACCTGGCTCCGCGCGCACGCCGGTCGCCGGTTCTTCCTCTTCCTGCACACGTATCAGGTGCACGCGCCCTACTTCCCGCCCGAGGCGTACCGCACCCTGTTCGAGGACATCGCGACGATTCCGCCGGGCATCGAGCGCGACCACCTGCGCTACCTGCAGGAGGCGCGCGTCGCCGACGACGCCGTCGGCACGGTGCTGAAGGCGCTCGCGGACCTCGGGCTCGAGGACGACACGCTCGTGGTCCTCACCTCGGACCACGGCGAGGAGTTCCTCGAGCATGGCCAGCGCTTCCACGGCTACCAGCTCTACGACGAGACGCTGCGGGTGCCCCTCGTCCTGCGCTGGCCGGGTCACGTGCCGGCCGGGCGCCGCGTCGCGACGCCGGTGTCGCTGGTGGACCTCGCGCCGACGATCCTCCACCTCGCCGGCGCGCCGGCGGTTCCCGGCGTCGACGGCACGAGCCTCGCGCCGCTGCTGGCCCCGGGCGGCGTCGTGCGCGATCGAACGGCCGCCTTCAGCGAGGCCATGTCCGCCGAATCGGTCCGCACGACCGACCTCGTAGCGGCCGAGACGGCCAACTACTCCTGCACCCGCCACGTCACGAGCGGCGAGCTCGAGTGCTACGATCTCGTGCGCGACCCCGGTCAGCACGCCCGCCTCGCCGCGGACGCCGTCCCGCCCTCGCTCGTGACGACGCTGGATGCGTTCGCGGCGCGACCGCAGGGCGTCGCCGTCACCCCGGGCGGCGGCCCCGACGCGGCCACGCGGCGCAACCTCGAGGCGCTCGGCTACGTCGTCGGCGACGACGGCGCGGTGGGCCCCGCGCCGGGCAACTGA
- a CDS encoding ABC transporter ATP-binding protein gives MSRLWVYVARYRLRLAAGVVCLVGATSLAMAVPWLWRRAVNDIGAGAGSGALVRTVALIAGIAAAQAVTRTLSRTLIFNVGRDIEYDLRNELFAHLERLPLSFYQSRKTGDLMSRLVNDVTAVRMLLGPGILNFINTPVYYAYGLAIMCSIDPLLTVSTLAVYPVVLYCVKRTSALLLERTLRVQEGLADLSSRVQENLSGMHVVKAYVSEEHETRTFLALNDRFQEASMRLARMRSFIGPLMNIVGGVGALVVLWVGGRRVMSGRLSVGDLVAFIGYLHLLAWPTMALGWMLSVFQRGRAAMQRLNELFAVTPAIASPPGAQAIDGFRGEITLRDVTFRYPGHPSAAPVLDHVSLTIPAGKTVAIVGRTGAGKSALVGLLPRLFDVEGGQVLVDGCDVRTLPLGWLRANVGLVPQDPFLFSRTIADNVAFAIPEDGHHRVQWAVDMAGLRRDLDDMPAGLDTIVGERGITLSGGQKQRVTLARVLASQPRVLLLDDALSSVDASTEREILDRLRSFFRARTTVLVAHRITTVKEADVIVVLEDGRVVEQGDHDTLLARGAVYADLFRQQALEGELEAI, from the coding sequence ATGTCCCGTCTGTGGGTCTACGTCGCCCGCTATCGGCTACGGCTGGCGGCGGGCGTCGTCTGCCTGGTGGGGGCGACGAGCCTCGCCATGGCCGTGCCGTGGCTCTGGCGCCGGGCCGTGAACGACATCGGCGCAGGTGCCGGCTCCGGGGCGCTCGTGCGCACCGTGGCCCTCATCGCAGGTATCGCCGCGGCCCAGGCCGTCACGCGGACCCTGTCCCGCACGCTCATCTTCAACGTCGGACGCGACATCGAGTACGACCTGCGCAACGAGCTGTTCGCGCACCTGGAGCGCCTGCCGCTCTCCTTCTACCAGAGCCGCAAGACCGGCGACCTGATGTCGCGTCTCGTGAACGACGTGACGGCGGTGCGGATGCTCCTGGGGCCCGGGATCCTCAACTTCATCAACACCCCCGTCTACTACGCCTACGGCCTCGCCATCATGTGCTCGATCGATCCGCTGCTCACGGTCTCGACGCTGGCGGTCTATCCGGTCGTCCTCTACTGCGTGAAGCGGACGAGCGCGCTGCTCCTCGAGCGGACCCTGCGCGTCCAGGAAGGTCTCGCGGATCTGTCGAGCCGCGTGCAGGAGAACCTCTCCGGCATGCACGTCGTCAAGGCGTACGTGTCCGAGGAGCACGAGACGCGCACGTTCCTGGCGCTCAACGATCGGTTCCAGGAGGCGAGCATGCGCCTCGCGCGCATGCGCAGCTTCATCGGGCCGCTCATGAACATCGTCGGCGGCGTCGGCGCGCTCGTCGTGCTGTGGGTGGGCGGCCGGCGCGTCATGTCGGGACGCCTCTCGGTGGGCGACCTGGTGGCGTTCATCGGCTACCTCCATCTGCTCGCCTGGCCGACCATGGCGCTCGGCTGGATGCTGTCGGTCTTCCAGCGCGGCCGCGCCGCCATGCAGCGTCTGAACGAGCTCTTCGCCGTGACGCCCGCGATCGCGAGCCCGCCCGGCGCGCAGGCGATCGACGGGTTCCGGGGCGAGATCACGCTGCGCGACGTGACCTTCCGCTACCCCGGGCATCCGAGCGCCGCGCCGGTGCTGGACCACGTGAGCCTCACGATTCCGGCCGGCAAGACGGTCGCGATCGTCGGGCGGACCGGCGCGGGCAAGTCGGCGCTCGTCGGCCTGCTGCCGCGCCTGTTCGACGTCGAGGGCGGGCAGGTGCTCGTCGACGGCTGCGACGTGCGCACGCTGCCGCTGGGGTGGCTGCGCGCGAACGTCGGCCTCGTGCCGCAGGATCCGTTCCTGTTCTCGCGCACGATCGCAGACAACGTGGCCTTCGCGATTCCCGAGGACGGCCACCATCGGGTGCAGTGGGCGGTCGACATGGCCGGGCTGCGGCGCGACCTCGACGACATGCCGGCGGGGCTCGACACGATCGTCGGCGAGCGCGGCATCACGCTCTCGGGCGGGCAGAAGCAGCGCGTGACCCTGGCGCGCGTGCTCGCCTCCCAGCCGCGCGTCCTCCTGCTCGACGACGCGCTCTCGAGCGTCGACGCCTCGACCGAGCGTGAGATCCTGGACCGGCTGCGGAGCTTCTTCCGGGCCCGCACGACGGTGCTCGTCGCCCATCGCATCACGACCGTGAAGGAGGCCGACGTCATCGTCGTGCTCGAGGACGGCCGCGTGGTCGAGCAGGGCGACCACGACACCCTCCTCGCGCGCGGCGCGGTGTACGCCGACCTCTTCCGCCAGCAGGCGCTCGAGGGCGAGCTGGAAGCGATCTGA
- a CDS encoding Mut7-C RNAse domain-containing protein produces the protein MLGRLARWLRILGHDVAYGPHLHGAGLVRRARDEGRMILTRDTQLVRDPNLPPHVFITSDHFRHQLRQVAGAVPLAAGATFTRCVECNRLLQETARDAVRERVPPYVFQTQARFWTCAACHRVFWPATHHARMRAELDALGLGASA, from the coding sequence ATGCTGGGTCGCCTCGCGCGCTGGCTCCGCATTCTCGGGCATGACGTCGCGTACGGTCCCCACCTGCACGGCGCGGGGCTCGTGCGCCGCGCCCGCGACGAGGGCCGGATGATCCTCACGCGCGACACCCAGCTCGTGCGCGACCCGAACCTGCCGCCCCACGTCTTCATCACGAGCGATCACTTCCGGCACCAGCTCCGGCAGGTCGCCGGCGCGGTGCCGCTCGCCGCGGGCGCGACCTTCACCCGCTGCGTCGAGTGCAATCGCCTCCTACAGGAAACGGCGCGGGACGCGGTGCGCGAACGCGTCCCGCCGTACGTCTTCCAGACGCAGGCGCGCTTCTGGACCTGCGCGGCGTGCCACCGCGTCTTCTGGCCGGCGACGCACCACGCGCGCATGCGGGCCGAGCTCGACGCGCTCGGGCTCGGAGCGTCCGCATGA
- a CDS encoding aminopeptidase — protein sequence MRRAGRAALVALAVAASGCGVGYVVRAGYSEARILWRREPITTVLARPDLAPGLRERLELVLAVRAFARDDLGLRVGESFATFADVDGDATVWVVSAAYRDRLEAYTWWFPVVGRVPYKGFFDRGEATALAATLEADQLDVDVRSASAFSTLGWFADPLLSTTARADPVRLAETVIHELFHATLYLPGEATFNESAATFVGHRGAIAFFCGGPGENVERCGTAIRRWNAERAHGRVVARLVRRLRALYASGDPPPAIQRQRRMLAAHAAATVERRHLGDPRELSPPNNARLLAVVTYETDLDLFDGLVAPGRPLRPAIAAIVARARGADDPFAAVRAIDPRTLQTDAAGLDSPSPWRPSHSPWTSCWVASRAGSAFSGMTSRTVPTCTARGSCAAPATRAG from the coding sequence GTGAGGCGCGCCGGGCGGGCCGCGCTCGTGGCGCTCGCCGTCGCGGCGAGCGGGTGCGGGGTCGGGTACGTCGTGCGCGCCGGCTATTCGGAGGCGCGCATCCTGTGGCGGCGCGAGCCGATCACGACCGTGCTCGCGCGGCCCGACCTCGCCCCTGGGCTGCGCGAGCGGCTCGAGCTGGTCCTCGCGGTGCGGGCCTTCGCCCGCGACGACCTCGGCCTCCGCGTCGGGGAGAGCTTCGCCACCTTCGCCGACGTCGACGGCGACGCGACGGTGTGGGTCGTGTCGGCGGCGTACCGCGACCGGCTGGAGGCGTACACGTGGTGGTTCCCGGTGGTCGGACGGGTCCCGTACAAGGGGTTCTTCGATCGCGGCGAGGCAACCGCGCTCGCGGCGACGCTCGAGGCGGACCAGCTCGACGTGGACGTCCGCTCGGCGTCGGCGTTCAGCACGCTCGGCTGGTTCGCCGACCCGCTGCTCTCGACGACCGCGCGCGCCGATCCGGTGCGGCTCGCCGAGACGGTGATCCACGAGCTGTTCCACGCGACGCTCTATCTGCCCGGCGAGGCGACCTTCAACGAGAGCGCCGCGACCTTCGTCGGTCATCGCGGCGCGATCGCGTTCTTCTGCGGCGGGCCGGGCGAGAACGTGGAGCGCTGCGGGACGGCGATCCGGCGCTGGAACGCCGAGCGCGCGCACGGGCGGGTGGTGGCGCGTCTCGTCCGCCGGCTGCGTGCGCTCTATGCGAGCGGCGACCCGCCGCCGGCGATCCAGCGGCAGCGACGCATGCTCGCCGCGCACGCCGCGGCCACGGTCGAGCGCCGGCATCTCGGGGATCCCCGCGAGCTCTCGCCGCCGAACAACGCCCGGCTGCTGGCCGTGGTCACCTACGAGACCGACCTCGACCTGTTCGACGGTCTCGTGGCGCCCGGACGGCCGCTGCGGCCGGCGATCGCGGCGATCGTGGCCCGGGCGCGCGGCGCGGACGATCCGTTCGCCGCCGTGCGCGCGATCGATCCGCGCACGTTGCAAACGGACGCGGCGGGACTAGACTCTCCTTCGCCATGGCGCCCGTCGCATTCGCCGTGGACGTCATGCTGGGTCGCCTCGCGCGCTGGCTCCGCATTCTCGGGCATGACGTCGCGTACGGTCCCCACCTGCACGGCGCGGGGCTCGTGCGCCGCGCCCGCGACGAGGGCCGGATGA
- a CDS encoding class I fructose-bisphosphate aldolase — translation MNERVREILSCYSSDNPGTLTNLARLLNTGRLGGTGKLVILPVDQGFEHGPARSFAKNPDGYDPRYHFRLALDAGCNAYAAPLGFIEAGAAEFAGEIPLILKLNDSDSLYTGTDPCPALTGSVDEALRLGCVAIGFTIYPASAFRNEMYRQIRDLTEEAKRKGLAVVVWSYPRGSGISKEGETAIDVCAYAAQIAAQLGAHVIKVKPPTQHIEQAAAKKVYESEKIKIDTLADRVRHVVQSAFGGRRIVIFSGGEAKGNDAMFDEIRAIRDGGGFGSIIGRNSFQRPKKDAIAFLGTVMDIYAGKVK, via the coding sequence ATGAACGAGCGAGTTCGCGAGATCCTCAGTTGCTACTCCAGCGACAACCCGGGGACGCTGACGAACCTGGCGCGGCTCCTCAACACGGGCCGCCTGGGGGGCACCGGCAAGCTGGTGATCCTCCCGGTCGACCAGGGCTTCGAGCACGGACCGGCCCGGTCGTTCGCGAAGAACCCCGACGGCTACGACCCCCGCTACCACTTCCGCCTGGCCCTCGACGCCGGCTGCAACGCCTACGCGGCGCCGCTCGGTTTCATCGAGGCGGGTGCGGCCGAGTTCGCGGGCGAGATCCCTCTCATCCTGAAGCTCAACGACTCGGACTCGCTCTATACCGGCACCGATCCGTGCCCGGCCCTCACCGGCAGCGTCGACGAGGCGCTGCGGCTCGGCTGCGTCGCGATCGGCTTCACGATCTACCCGGCGTCGGCGTTTCGCAACGAGATGTACCGGCAGATCCGCGACCTCACCGAGGAAGCCAAGCGCAAGGGCCTCGCCGTCGTCGTGTGGTCCTACCCGCGCGGCTCGGGCATCTCGAAGGAGGGCGAGACCGCCATCGACGTGTGTGCCTATGCCGCGCAGATCGCGGCCCAGCTCGGCGCGCACGTGATCAAGGTGAAGCCGCCGACGCAGCACATCGAGCAGGCCGCCGCGAAGAAGGTCTACGAGAGCGAGAAGATCAAGATCGACACCCTCGCCGATCGCGTGCGGCACGTCGTGCAGAGCGCGTTCGGCGGCCGCCGCATCGTCATCTTCTCGGGCGGCGAGGCGAAGGGGAACGACGCCATGTTCGACGAGATCCGCGCCATCCGCGACGGCGGCGGGTTCGGCTCGATCATCGGCCGCAACTCGTTCCAGCGCCCGAAGAAGGACGCCATCGCCTTCCTCGGTACCGTCATGGACATCTACGCCGGCAAGGTGAAGTGA
- the rfbD gene encoding dTDP-4-dehydrorhamnose reductase has product MRVVIIGATGQLGRELGARLPPGDTIALDRAALDLQDAGSIATRLADLRADLVVNTAADNRVDAAEQDPSSANAINADAVGALARAAHRVGAFLVHTSTDYVFDGRQRTPYREDATPNPLGAYARSKLAGERLCAEHAPRHAIVRTAGVYAAGGSRGKGGSFIDRVLAQARRGQALRVVDDQVTAPTWAGDLATALVRLFPRWVAGDAPPGVYHVTNAGECTWFEFARAALDLGGIAASITPITTASYAAPAPRPAYSVLANTRLAETGEPPLRHWRDALTAYLGSLRAR; this is encoded by the coding sequence GTGCGCGTGGTGATCATCGGGGCGACGGGGCAGCTCGGGCGGGAGCTGGGAGCGCGGTTGCCGCCGGGCGACACGATCGCGCTCGACCGCGCGGCCCTCGATCTGCAGGACGCGGGCTCGATCGCGACCCGGCTCGCCGACCTGCGAGCCGACCTCGTCGTCAACACGGCGGCCGACAACCGGGTGGATGCGGCCGAGCAGGACCCGAGCAGCGCGAACGCGATCAACGCCGACGCGGTCGGCGCGCTCGCGCGGGCGGCGCACCGCGTCGGCGCCTTCCTGGTCCACACCAGCACCGACTACGTCTTCGACGGGCGACAGCGGACGCCCTACCGCGAGGACGCGACGCCCAACCCGCTCGGGGCCTACGCGCGCTCGAAGCTCGCCGGCGAGCGCCTGTGCGCCGAGCACGCGCCGCGGCACGCCATCGTGCGGACGGCCGGGGTGTACGCGGCCGGCGGCTCGCGCGGCAAGGGCGGCAGCTTCATCGACCGCGTCCTCGCCCAGGCACGGCGCGGCCAGGCGCTACGCGTGGTCGACGACCAGGTGACCGCGCCGACGTGGGCCGGCGATCTCGCGACGGCGCTCGTGCGCCTGTTTCCCCGCTGGGTCGCGGGCGACGCGCCGCCGGGCGTCTACCACGTGACCAACGCCGGCGAGTGCACGTGGTTCGAGTTCGCGCGGGCCGCACTCGACCTCGGGGGCATCGCGGCGAGCATCACGCCCATCACGACCGCATCGTACGCCGCGCCGGCGCCGCGGCCCGCCTACTCGGTGCTCGCCAACACGCGCCTGGCGGAGACGGGCGAGCCGCCGCTCCGGCACTGGCGCGACGCGCTCACGGCGTACCTCGGCTCGCT